One segment of Dolichospermum sp. DET69 DNA contains the following:
- a CDS encoding ABC transporter ATP-binding protein → MTSLTSDPQMSISQPHTAVVEVQNLVYAYERQQPVFQEISFSLQTGDRVALMGATGSGKSTLLENLIGLKHPQSGKIWINGIEILPNTLPQIRRQIGFSFQDANDQLFMPTILEDVTFGPLNYGVSPIAAKDKAHQLLADFGLEAYAHRSAHELSGGQRRLAALAAILALDPAILILDEPTNGLDPAWRRHLAQVLLKLPVQVMLIASHDLHWLGRVTQRALVLSTGKIQIDSDIQTLLQDGKTLDTLGLPVDW, encoded by the coding sequence TTGACATCATTAACTTCTGATCCCCAAATGTCCATCTCTCAACCACATACTGCTGTCGTTGAAGTCCAAAATCTGGTGTATGCCTATGAACGCCAGCAACCCGTATTCCAAGAAATTTCTTTTAGCTTACAAACAGGCGATCGCGTGGCCTTAATGGGTGCTACAGGTTCAGGTAAAAGTACCTTACTAGAAAACCTCATTGGCTTAAAACATCCCCAAAGTGGCAAAATCTGGATTAACGGTATAGAGATATTACCAAACACCTTGCCGCAAATTAGGCGACAAATTGGTTTTAGTTTTCAAGATGCTAATGACCAATTATTTATGCCGACAATCCTGGAAGATGTCACCTTCGGACCCCTTAACTATGGTGTGTCACCCATCGCGGCTAAAGATAAAGCTCATCAATTATTAGCCGACTTTGGACTCGAAGCCTACGCCCATCGTTCTGCCCATGAACTTTCTGGAGGACAAAGACGTTTAGCCGCCTTAGCCGCAATTTTAGCCCTAGATCCGGCAATTCTCATCTTAGACGAACCCACCAACGGACTTGACCCAGCATGGCGAAGACATTTAGCCCAAGTATTATTAAAATTACCTGTCCAAGTGATGCTAATAGCTTCCCATGATCTCCATTGGCTAGGAAGAGTTACCCAACGGGCTTTAGTCCTCTCTACTGGTAAAATTCAAATAGACAGCGACATCCAAACACTGTTGCAAGATGGCAAAACCTTAGATACATTAGGGTTGCCAGTAGATTGGTAA
- a CDS encoding energy-coupling factor transporter transmembrane protein EcfT, translated as MLKISLPLRLQLSLIIVIGAAFLKHYAWSNLLVYGAIALLWVCILQVPIRKLGGLLGTELIFLSLVALPLGWERASFLLVRSLICLITMNSFLLTLPPHSFGIALKSLPVPAPLKENLILAGQYLEILLSEVTRMQRSAQLRGLNGTGGWLRYASASMIGALFLRTLDRAERVYGAMVTRGYNGQLPIDSPLKPKERFILLVAGVTATCLTLSSYFIVI; from the coding sequence ATGCTTAAAATTTCCTTGCCATTACGCTTGCAATTATCCCTAATTATTGTAATTGGGGCGGCTTTTCTCAAACATTATGCTTGGTCTAATTTGCTTGTATATGGGGCGATCGCTCTTTTGTGGGTTTGCATATTACAAGTACCCATTCGCAAATTAGGCGGATTATTGGGGACAGAATTAATTTTTCTATCCTTGGTGGCTTTACCCTTGGGATGGGAGCGTGCTAGTTTTTTGCTGGTGCGATCGCTAATTTGTTTAATTACGATGAATAGTTTTTTATTAACCCTACCCCCTCATAGTTTCGGCATTGCTCTCAAAAGCTTACCAGTACCCGCACCATTAAAGGAAAACTTGATTTTAGCTGGGCAATATTTAGAAATATTACTCTCAGAAGTAACTCGAATGCAGCGCAGCGCCCAATTAAGAGGTTTAAATGGTACAGGAGGATGGCTACGCTATGCCAGTGCTTCTATGATTGGGGCTTTATTTCTCCGCACATTAGACAGAGCCGAAAGAGTTTATGGGGCAATGGTAACTCGTGGATATAACGGACAATTACCCATAGATTCCCCCCTCAAACCGAAAGAACGTTTTATCCTGTTAGTAGCTGGGGTGACAGCGACTTGTTTAACCCTAAGTTCTTATTTTATTGTTATTTGA
- a CDS encoding transcriptional regulator: protein MTTEVKISPSSSYQDYLISSLQNEEHAKAYLAAFLALDEEGREPEVLRAGLKDIIDARILGNNLSEIAKESYQELDKLLSENAGNEIYTLIEFLDALGYRIALVPKEEIPQQ, encoded by the coding sequence ATGACAACAGAAGTAAAAATATCACCAAGTAGCAGTTACCAAGATTATCTTATTTCCTCTCTTCAAAATGAAGAACACGCTAAAGCTTATTTAGCAGCTTTTTTAGCATTAGATGAAGAAGGACGCGAACCAGAAGTATTGCGTGCTGGTTTAAAAGATATTATTGATGCCAGAATATTGGGTAATAATCTTTCGGAAATAGCCAAAGAAAGCTATCAAGAACTTGATAAATTGTTATCAGAAAATGCAGGAAATGAAATTTATACTTTAATTGAATTTTTAGATGCTTTAGGTTATCGTATTGCTTTAGTACCTAAAGAAGAAATACCCCAACAATAG
- a CDS encoding ATP-dependent DNA helicase RecQ, translating to MNLPVTQSWHDVRAALKAIWGYDDFRPPQKEIVNCLISQEDALIIMPTGGGKSICFQLPALLQTGLTLIVSPLVALMENQVEELRQLSQKAALLHSELTPFQRQATLQALEKQQLRLLYLSPETLLSPAVWKRLCDPQLQINGLILDEAHCLVQWGDSFRPAYRRLGAVREALLKSKPPGTKISIAAFTATADPLAQKIISTVLKLHKPEIFRINPYRENLNPLVRIAWTPKGRKQQLLKFIQERPNQVGLIYVRTRRDSENLAQWLTEIGHQTNSYHAGLSPEERRNIEANWLSGKVQFVVCTCAFGLGINKPDVRWVIHFHAPHLLSEYVQEIGRAGRDGKPADVLTLVSEPTGLLDSEDKQRQHFFAEQMRGQQQKAQQLATKLPPQGEVNAVIKEFPIAAVALSLLHSNGQLEWLDPFHYAISSKSGNPPETQLQSAKQMSEYLTTKKCRWQFLLNAFGFETPTANWRCGHCDNCGK from the coding sequence ATGAATCTCCCAGTAACACAATCTTGGCACGATGTTCGCGCAGCATTAAAAGCAATTTGGGGATATGACGATTTTCGTCCTCCTCAAAAAGAAATTGTTAACTGTTTAATATCACAAGAAGATGCCCTAATTATTATGCCCACAGGTGGGGGGAAGTCAATTTGTTTTCAACTTCCTGCCCTACTACAAACAGGATTGACTTTAATAGTTTCTCCTTTGGTGGCACTAATGGAAAACCAAGTTGAGGAATTACGTCAACTATCACAAAAAGCTGCACTTTTACACAGTGAATTAACTCCATTTCAACGCCAAGCAACTTTGCAAGCTTTGGAAAAACAGCAATTAAGATTATTATATTTATCACCAGAAACTTTACTAAGTCCAGCAGTGTGGAAAAGGTTATGTGATCCCCAACTACAAATTAATGGTTTGATTCTGGATGAAGCCCATTGTTTAGTGCAGTGGGGTGATAGTTTTCGTCCAGCTTATCGGCGATTGGGGGCTGTGCGTGAAGCGTTACTAAAATCAAAACCACCAGGAACAAAAATTAGTATAGCAGCTTTTACGGCAACGGCTGATCCTTTAGCCCAAAAGATTATTTCTACAGTTTTAAAATTACACAAACCTGAGATTTTTCGGATTAATCCCTACCGGGAAAATTTAAATCCTCTTGTCCGCATTGCTTGGACTCCTAAAGGGAGAAAACAACAATTATTAAAGTTTATTCAAGAACGACCAAATCAAGTTGGTTTAATTTATGTACGGACTCGAAGAGATAGTGAAAATTTAGCTCAGTGGTTGACAGAAATAGGACATCAAACTAATAGTTATCATGCTGGATTGAGTCCAGAAGAACGTCGGAATATTGAAGCTAATTGGTTGAGTGGAAAAGTCCAGTTTGTGGTATGTACTTGTGCTTTTGGACTGGGAATAAATAAACCAGATGTCCGCTGGGTTATCCATTTTCATGCACCACATTTATTATCTGAATATGTGCAAGAAATAGGACGAGCAGGAAGAGATGGTAAACCTGCTGATGTGCTAACTTTGGTAAGTGAACCAACGGGGTTATTAGATTCTGAGGATAAGCAAAGACAGCATTTCTTTGCAGAACAAATGAGAGGACAACAGCAAAAAGCCCAACAATTAGCCACAAAATTACCACCCCAGGGGGAAGTAAATGCTGTAATTAAAGAATTTCCCATTGCTGCTGTGGCACTTTCTCTTCTCCATAGTAATGGACAACTAGAATGGCTTGATCCTTTCCATTATGCTATTTCTTCAAAGTCAGGAAATCCACCAGAAACGCAATTACAATCTGCTAAACAAATGAGTGAATATCTCACTACTAAAAAGTGTCGTTGGCAGTTTTTATTAAATGCCTTTGGGTTTGAAACACCTACTGCTAATTGGCGTTGTGGACATTGTGATAATTGCGGCAAGTAA
- a CDS encoding 4-hydroxy-3-methylbut-2-enyl diphosphate reductase, producing the protein MDTKAFKRSLQHSANYNRKGFGHQAEVATQLQSEFQSNLIQEIRDRNYTLKRGNVTIQLAQAFGFCWGVERAVAMAYETRQHFPTEHIWITNEIIHNPSVNKRMQEMQVEFIPVIDKNKDFSVVGSGDVVILPAFGASVQEMQILNDKGCQIVDTTCPWVSKVWNTVEKHKKGDYTSIIHGKYKHEETVATSSFAGKYLIVLNLKETEYVINYILNGGNREEFLAKFSKACSAGFDPDQDLERVGIANQTTMLKDETEKIGKMLERTMMQKYGPTELNQHFQNFNTICDATQERQDAMLELVEENVDLMIVIGGFNSSNTTQLQQIAFDRNIPSYHIDCVERIQSINNIEHRQLTGELAIAENWLPAGEIKVGVTSGASTPDKVVEDIIEKIFALKSTATLV; encoded by the coding sequence ATGGATACAAAAGCTTTTAAACGCAGCCTCCAACATTCAGCTAATTACAATCGTAAGGGCTTTGGTCATCAAGCGGAAGTTGCTACCCAGTTACAATCTGAGTTTCAGAGTAACTTAATTCAGGAAATCCGCGATCGCAACTACACTCTCAAACGGGGTAATGTCACCATTCAATTAGCACAAGCATTTGGCTTTTGTTGGGGTGTAGAACGGGCTGTAGCCATGGCCTATGAAACTCGTCAGCATTTCCCCACAGAACATATTTGGATTACTAACGAAATTATTCACAATCCCTCTGTGAATAAACGAATGCAAGAAATGCAGGTAGAATTTATTCCCGTCATTGACAAAAATAAAGACTTTTCTGTTGTTGGTAGCGGTGACGTGGTAATTTTACCAGCCTTTGGTGCAAGTGTTCAAGAAATGCAAATCTTGAATGATAAAGGTTGCCAAATTGTGGATACTACCTGTCCTTGGGTATCTAAGGTTTGGAACACAGTAGAAAAGCACAAAAAAGGCGATTACACCTCAATTATTCACGGAAAATACAAGCATGAAGAAACCGTTGCTACTAGTTCTTTTGCTGGGAAATATTTGATTGTTTTGAATTTAAAAGAAACAGAATATGTGATTAACTATATTCTTAATGGTGGCAATCGGGAAGAATTTTTAGCCAAATTTTCTAAAGCCTGTTCTGCGGGATTTGATCCTGATCAAGATTTAGAACGGGTAGGGATTGCTAACCAAACAACCATGCTCAAAGATGAAACCGAAAAAATCGGGAAAATGCTAGAGCGGACAATGATGCAGAAATATGGACCAACAGAGTTAAATCAGCATTTTCAAAATTTCAATACTATCTGTGATGCCACTCAAGAACGTCAAGATGCTATGTTGGAATTAGTGGAAGAAAATGTAGATTTAATGATAGTCATTGGTGGGTTTAATTCATCAAATACTACTCAATTACAACAAATTGCTTTTGATAGAAATATTCCTTCCTATCACATTGATTGTGTGGAACGGATTCAATCAATTAATAACATTGAACATCGGCAATTAACAGGAGAATTGGCCATTGCAGAAAACTGGCTACCAGCGGGAGAAATTAAAGTTGGTGTGACTTCTGGCGCTTCGACACCGGATAAGGTAGTTGAAGATATAATTGAGAAAATTTTTGCCCTCAAGTCAACAGCAACTTTAGTTTAA
- a CDS encoding PDGLE domain-containing protein yields MHIPDGFISVPVAAATSLASAAALFVAFERSQTAFGIRRAPILGLTTAFIFAAQMINFPVAGGTSGHLLGGALAAIILGSPWAGMLCIATVLIIQAVLFADGGITALGANILNMGVIGVWVAWGLTQTLQRLFGGSQGRLPLAAGIAAGVSVVVAAIACAIELALSGTAPANIVLPTMAGVHILIGVGEGAITGGVLTYLTTARPDLLPGEEHKVRGWLVPVVSIFLISGVLSLFASAWPDGLEKVAENLGFIDLGAKVRVIVPTPLADYSIQGLGKIGTSIAGLVGATSCFAVAFGIAKVIKPKNA; encoded by the coding sequence ATGCACATACCCGATGGATTTATTTCAGTTCCAGTAGCAGCAGCCACCAGTTTAGCCAGCGCAGCCGCTTTATTCGTGGCTTTTGAGCGATCGCAAACAGCTTTTGGGATTCGTCGCGCCCCCATTCTCGGCTTAACCACCGCCTTTATTTTCGCCGCCCAAATGATTAATTTTCCCGTAGCGGGAGGAACTAGCGGCCACTTATTAGGAGGGGCTTTAGCCGCGATTATTTTGGGTAGTCCTTGGGCGGGAATGTTATGTATCGCCACAGTTTTAATTATTCAAGCCGTCCTCTTTGCTGATGGTGGAATCACTGCCTTGGGTGCAAATATTTTAAACATGGGAGTAATCGGCGTGTGGGTTGCGTGGGGATTAACCCAAACCTTACAACGACTATTTGGTGGTTCTCAAGGGCGTTTACCCCTAGCAGCAGGCATAGCAGCCGGAGTCAGTGTAGTTGTTGCCGCCATAGCTTGTGCCATTGAATTAGCCCTTTCGGGAACAGCACCAGCCAACATAGTTTTACCCACCATGGCAGGAGTCCATATTTTGATTGGTGTTGGGGAAGGGGCAATTACTGGGGGTGTATTAACCTACCTAACCACAGCCCGTCCCGATTTATTACCAGGTGAAGAACACAAAGTTAGAGGCTGGTTAGTTCCCGTTGTCAGTATTTTCCTAATTTCGGGTGTGTTGTCTCTTTTTGCTTCCGCTTGGCCAGATGGCTTAGAAAAAGTGGCGGAAAACTTGGGATTTATTGATTTAGGGGCAAAAGTGCGCGTCATTGTCCCCACACCTTTAGCTGATTACAGTATTCAGGGTTTAGGTAAAATTGGGACTAGTATTGCCGGTTTAGTCGGTGCTACATCGTGTTTTGCTGTAGCTTTTGGAATTGCCAAAGTTATTAAACCGAAGAATGCTTAA
- a CDS encoding type II toxin-antitoxin system RelE/ParE family toxin has translation MEAQPREIQNYITSNRKTPFAEWLDDLKDLQAIIKIEKRIKRVKLGNLGNYRTVGEGVCEIKIDYGPGYRIYFGQIGSKIILLLCGGDKSTQEQDILTAKEYWRDYDNRSKNITK, from the coding sequence GTGGAAGCACAACCAAGAGAAATACAAAATTACATTACATCAAATAGAAAAACCCCATTTGCAGAATGGCTTGATGATCTCAAAGATCTGCAAGCTATTATTAAAATAGAAAAGAGAATCAAACGAGTGAAGTTAGGTAATTTAGGAAACTACCGCACAGTTGGGGAAGGAGTCTGTGAAATAAAAATTGACTATGGACCAGGATACAGGATCTATTTTGGACAAATCGGGTCAAAAATAATACTTTTGCTTTGTGGTGGAGATAAAAGCACCCAAGAACAAGATATATTGACAGCTAAAGAATATTGGAGAGATTATGACAACAGAAGTAAAAATATCACCAAGTAG